The Branchiostoma floridae strain S238N-H82 chromosome 8, Bfl_VNyyK, whole genome shotgun sequence genome has a segment encoding these proteins:
- the LOC118421174 gene encoding dixin-like, whose protein sequence is MAEGPPRGQAESQSWAEWTEQLQAYVAWVNSQLKKRAGCRIVSDLRRDMQDGVAFAQLVEILSGETLPHVDYSPKSLGTMKQNVEIVLQFMQTHRIRMHQTSAKDIVEGNLKAVMRLILALAAYFKPSSVKSSAQQHSRSQQRNTSVAAAAGAAAALADARKDAASAGRQYHSRREPRSHGDAGHHRSPASTPDRQPPRYEDLVRSPPASMSSQSRPPTQEPDVLPRRDSDSTQGLSSGDEGSRASWQELLEQHLDLESQMEEAKETVVKLQHLLLQGEEEGEGVRQLLEGVNPEEQVVLLQSRLDQREVECDHLRKDLSRAKQENMNLHGTKVGLQSRLTEQDTSLLEMKNELLRLGFVMEQFEADKAELQRKVDDKNKMLTDLRRQLTEKDRQLDEQQAKLEEAERKLSQANSSKTKDTVSSPVYNGVPAALPPGEELQVVREALRGLRSCFQVNNPQHHTIDTLEQSIATLMERLRFLESQRLIASQKESLANRVKPASPKSQDSVLSPTSRQRSNGVESNGSTQGTKILYFTEKTVTPFMTSISKKLGDITLRDFKEVFDRQGSFRFHFKALDPEFGTVKEEVCQDEDIIPGWEGKIVAWIEEVRP, encoded by the exons ATGGCAGAAGGACCTCCGCGTGGACAGGCCGAGTCGCAGTCCTGGGCAGAGTGGACAGAACAGCTCCAGGCATACGTGGCCTGGGTCAACTCCCAGCTGAAGAAGCGCGCCGGATGTCGTATCGTGTCGGACCTGCGGAGGGACATGCAGGACGGGGTGGCATTCGCACAGCTGGTGGAGATTCTGTCAG GTGAAACCCTCCCCCATGTGGACTACTCCCCCAAGAGCCTGGGCACCATGAAGCAGAACGTGGAGATCGTCCTACAATTCATGCAGACCCACCGCATCCGCATGCACCAGACTTCAGCCAAGGATATTGTGGAGGGAAACCTGAAGGCCGTGATGAGACTCATCCTGGCGCTGGCCGCGTACTTCAAACCCAGCAGCGTGAAGTCATCAGCCCAGCAGCACTCGCGATCGCAGCAGAGGAACACGTCGGTCGCGGCTGCTGCAGGTGCCGCGGCTGCATTGGCGGATGCCCGTAAGGACGCGGCAAGTGCCGGGCGGCAGTACCACAGTAGGAGGGAACCACGGTCCCACGGTGATGCCGGACACCACAGGTCTCCTGCCTCCACTCCTGACAGACAGCCTCCTAG GTATGAAGATTTGGTCAGATCCCCTCCTGCTAGCATGTCCTCTCAGTCAAGGCCCCCTACCCAGGAGCCTGATGTGCTTCCCCGTCGTGACTCCGACAGCACGCAAGGGCTGAGCTCTGGTGATGAGGGTAGCAGAGCCTCCTGGCAGGAGTTACTGGAACAGCACCTTGACCTTGAGAGTCAGATGGAGGAGGCAAAGGAGACTGTTGTGAAACTGCAGCACTTACTCCTGCAGGGGGAggaagagggggagggggtgagaCAACTGCTGGAGGGGGTGAACCCTGAGGAACAAGTGGTGCTCCTGCAGAGCAGGTTAGATCAGCGAGAGGTGGAATGTGATCACCTGAGGAAGGACCTCTCCCGTGCCAAACAGGAGAACATGAACCTGCACGGGACGAAGGTGGGGCTTCAGTCACGGCTGACAGAACAGGACACTTCCCTGCTGGAGATGAAGAACGAGCTGTTGAGGCTCGGTTTCGTCATGGAGCAGTTTGAGGCCGACAAGGCAGAGTTGCAGCGGAAGGTTGACGACAAGAACAAGATGTTAACCGACCTGCGCAGACAGCTAACAGAAAAGGACAGACAGTTGGACGAACAGCAAGCCAAGTTGGAGGAGGCAGAACGTAAACTTTCCCAGGCAAACTCCAGTAAAACGAAGGATACCGTCTCCAGTCCTGTGTACAACGGTGTGCCAGCAGCGCTTCCTCCTGGGGAGGAACTACAGGTGGTACGGGAGGCGTTACGAGGTTTGCGTTCCTGTTTCCAGGTCAATAACCCACAACATCACACCATAGACACGCTGGAGCAGAGCATAGCAACTCTCATGGAGAGGCTACGATTCCTGGAGTCACAGAGACTCATAGCAAGCCAGAAGGAGAGCCTGGCCAACAGGGTGAAACCTGCATCACCCAAATCACAGGACAGTGTGCTGTCGCCAACGTCACGACAGCGCAGCAATGGTGTGGAAAGTAATGGTTCCACACAAGGGACCAAGATTCTGTACTTCACCGAAAAGACGGTAACTCCCTTCATGACTTCAATAAGTAAAAAGCTAGGAGACATTACATTAAGAGACTTCAAGGAAGTCTTTGACAGACAAGGGAGCTTTAGATTCCACTTCAAGGCGCTGGACCCAGAGTTTGGAACAGTGAAGGAGGAGGTGTGCCAGGATGAGGACATCATCCCTGGCTGGGAGGGCAAAATTGTAGCCTGGATAGAGGAGGTCAGGCCATGA
- the LOC118421790 gene encoding receptor tyrosine-protein kinase erbB-4-like codes for MSVNYLRRLLLLLGVYSLPCPASEDRRSVSVPENAKPGTEVLSLLGIEKAELPCVIVEGDPYRRFYLSTNCTIVVGRALDWSVQSEYLLKIRVGQFKYPSHRVVSIHVHVKNVPGYPPVYNDMCEIPTRALGDSDEFLLSLSISAQVETTVGDVLFAERTFSRPLDHWNMDNPTFVINMDNNCQLHIALEVRGLTDTAVAAELSLAKHHDQDTFKVSCYAESNHTSELFIELYHDDDDDKDKLHHLKQYVPQVMAKLKKARLIYLVSFAFPTKTATRYKCDFPSLRNPVRFRKHRDSIGAIKNVEAAAVVLAPIGCPPSRYGFLCDKSCICENGARCHGFNGACKCTHGWQGVACDIPKAGVSATTTPSDPADIYISTNVTIHCKTHHLNVTTLTLRLPNGSEIVSNVTTQLDQTVSNIESEDKGPYICQVLDTHGNVFNVTIVLDIAKCPPNRKGDLCDETCDCLHGAPCDWQAGCVCPPGWTGTRCQTTCPDGTHGERCTKKCCCQNGASCTPSDGMCTCKAGWYGSDCTVPCPRYRYGLKCQETCTCKNNATCDNVDGSCTCAVPWKGTDCGELHASSQQGAVQQANGWKLLVEILVPLASVIVLVVCVATILYKKRLLCGVAAGADGETEALLELQQVEAGLTQTVQPGWLSRWETTSRHLSLGHLVGMGMFGHVIQAKLKTPAGEITVAAKAVRRKDTQCYRNFYREAAILVAIHEDQNHENLRSNIIQLLGLVNETSQKYILMEYASKGNLLLLLRQARRQNGTIFLPYNLRYAVHISRALQELQRLALTHCDVAARNVLITADDVAKLADFGLARDVYATVQYVTGHKRERAKRENLDDEVFPLNWMSLESLETGEYTCQSDVWSFGVLLWEIATLGREPRYDGNNNPSCLQLARTLRRGVRLRRPPECSGEMYDVMSSCWQEQPSERPDPDVLEKRLLQVRNTMIPCLSIERETTV; via the coding sequence ATGTCAGTTAACTACTTGCGCCGACTCCTGCTTCTGCTCGGGGTTTACAGTCTACCGTGTCCGGCCAGTGAAGACCGCCGCAGCGTTTCTGTGCCTGAAAATGCCAAGCCTGGGACAGAAGTCCTCAGTTTGCTGGGGATAGAGAAAGCGGAACTTCCGTGTGTGATCGTGGAGGGAGATCCGTACCGTCGGTTCTACCTGAGTACGAACTGTACAATTGTGGTCGGCAGGGCGCTAGACTGGTCAGTACAATCAGAGTATCTTCTCAAGATTCGTGTTGGACAGTTTAAATATCCAAGTCACCGTGTCGTCAGCATTCACGTACACGTGAAAAACGTTCCAGGCTACCCTCCTGTGTATAACGACATGTGTGAAATACCGACCAGAGCTTTGGGGGACTCAGATGAATTTCTGTTAAGTTTAAGCATAAGTGCCCAGGTTGAGACGACTGTCGGGGATGTTCTTTTCGCTGAAAGGACCTTTTCAAGACCTCTAGATCATTGGAACATGGATAATCCTACTTTTGTAATCAACATGGACAACAACTGCCAGCTTCACATAGCACTGGAAGTCCGTGGTCTAACCGACACCGCAGTCGCAGCAGAATTGTCACTGGCGAAACATCACGATCAGGATACATTTAAAGTTTCATGCTATGCTGAGTCTAACCATACATCTGAGCTCTTCATTGAGCTCTATCATGATGACGACGATGACAAAGATAAACTGCATCACCTAAAACAATACGTTCCGCAGGTTATGGCGAAGCTTAAGAAAGCACGTTTGATCTACTTAGTCTCCTTTGCATTTCCAACCAAAACCGCGACGAGATATAAATGTGACTTCCCGTCGTTGCGAAATCCAGTCAGATTCCGTAAACACCGTGACTCGATCGGTGCGATCAAAAATGTTGAGGCGGCAGCTGTGGTTTTGGCTCCAATCGGCTGCCCTCCGAGTAGATACGGGTTTCTTTGCGACAAGAGCTGCATCTGTGAGAACGGAGCCCGTTGTCATGGTTTCAATGGTGCCTGTAAATGTACACACGGATGGCAAGGTGTGGCTTGTGACATCCCTAAAGCTGGTGTTTCGGCAACAACGACACCTAGCGACCCTGCTGATATCTACATCTCCACAAATGTCACCATTCACTGCAAGACCCATCACCTAAATGTCACAACGTTAACACTTCGACTTCCAAACGGATCTGAGATTGTAAGCAACGTTACTACTCAACTAGACCAAACTGTCTCTAACATAGAATCTGAAGACAAAGGTCCCTATATCTGCCAGGTGCTAGACACCCATGGAAACGTTTTCAATGTGACAATTGTACTTGACATTGCCAAGTGCCCACCAAATCGAAAAGGCGACCTCTGTGATGAAACGTGTGATTGTCTCCATGGTGCGCCCTGTGACTGGCAGGCCGGCTGCGTCTGTCCGCCGGGGTGGACAGGAACCAGGTGTCAGACGACATGTCCGGACGGCACGCATGGCGAACGGTGCACGAAGAAGTGCTGCTGCCAAAACGGCGCTAGCTGTACCCCCAGCGATGGTATGTGTACATGCAAAGCTGGCTGGTACGGATCGGACTGTACCGTACCATGTCCGAGATACAGGTATGGCTTGAAATGTCAGgagacctgtacctgtaaaaacAACGCCACCTGTGACAACGTCGACGGCAGCTGCACCTGTGCAGTGCCTTGGAAAGGGACGGACTGTGGCGAACTCCACGCATCTTCCCAACAGGGTGCAGTTCAACAGGCAAATGGATGGAAACTTCTTGTCGAAATCCTTGTTCCATTAGCCTCCGTGATTGTCCTGGTTGTTTGTGTAGCGACCATACTTTACAAAAAGCGCCTCCTGTGTGGCGTTGCCGCCGGTGCAGATGGGGAGACTGAAGCTCTGCTGGAGTTACAACAAGTGGAGGCTGGCCTGACACAGACCGTCCAACCGGGCTGGCTCAGCCGTTGGGAGACGACGAGTCGTCATCTGTCTCTTGGTCACCTGGTAGGAATGGGAATGTTCGGACACGTCATACAGGCCAAGCTCAAGACACCTGCCGGTGAAATCACTGTAGCTGCCAAGGCGGTTCGTAGAAAAGACACACAGTGCTACCGAAACTTCTACAGGGAAGCGGCCATCTTGGTAGCTATACATGAGGACCAAAATCACGAGAACCTTCGCTCCAATATCATTCAATTGTTGGGGTTGGTGAACGAAACGTCGCAGAAATATATCCTCATGGAATACGCTTCTAAAGGAAATCTCTTACTTCTGTTGCGACAAGCGCGAAGGCAAAACGGCACCATATTCTTGCCATACAATCTCCGCTATGCTGTACACATATCCCGAGCTTTGCAGGAGCTCCAACGCCTGGCTCTCACTCACTGTGACGTGGCCGCTCGGAACGTCCTCATCACGGCTGACGATGTGGCCAAGTTGGCCGACTTTGGGCTTGCGCGAGATGTGTACGCCACTGTGCAGTATGTCACTGGCCACAAGAGAGAGCGTGCTAAGCGAGAAAACCTAGATGATGAAGTTTTCCCGTTAAACTGGATGTCTTTGGAGTCTTTAGAGACAGGCGAGTACACCTGTCAGAGTGACGTCTGGTCCTTTGgtgtgctgctgtgggagatcgccacgcTGGGACGTGAACCGCGTTACGATGGCAACAACAACCCGAGCTGCCTCCAGCTGGCACGGACACTCCGGAGGGGAGTCCGGCTGAGACGGCCTCCGGAATGTTCCGGAGAgatgtatgacgtcatgagCTCGTGTTGGCAGGAACAGCCATCAGAAAGACCGGATCCGGATGTATTGGAGAAAAGACTACTGCAAGTGCGAAATACGATGATTCCTTGCTTATCTATTGAGAGGGAAACAACAGTGTAG
- the LOC118421448 gene encoding uncharacterized protein LOC118421448: protein MASAQSLEQLQEEVTALRDEVSSLKEKLQAAEESEVTVRHQMDLQKKHTKQLIAAWKLRLQEGEDKLHRQKLENDKQLRDIAANLMFLEGQFQKEQKVIVGKLKHKDRLIEEKDRIIEQQQKTVEALKAANDRLVSGLSQLKLARGGGLENGGPSVEPRQRTSNSKSLNSNHKFQERALLAGPRLTEENMPKARGSLKGRLRSRSHPQPEKKAQRVRFMEAC from the exons ATGGCTTCCGCTCAATCACTGGAACAG TTACAGGAGGAAGTCACGGCGCTCAGAGACGAGGTCTCCTCGCTCAAGGAAAAACTCCAGGCGGCTGAGGAGAGCGAAGTGACGGTTCGCCATCAGATGGACCTGCAGAAGAAACACACCAAACAGCTGATCGCGGCCTGGAAGCTACGACTGCAGGAAGGGGAGGATAAACTGCACAGACAGAAACTAGAGAATGACAAGCAGCTCAGAGATATTGCGGCTAACTTGATGTTCTTGGAGGGACAGTTTCAGAAGGAGCAGAAGGTGATCGTAGGAAAACTCAAGCATAAAGACAGACTGATAGAAGAGAAGGACAGAATAATAGAACAGCAACAGAAGACAGTGGAAGCATTGAAGGCTGCTAATGATAGACTTGTAAGTGGATTGTCACAGCTCAAGCTAGCAAGAGGGGGAGGGCTGGAAAATGGCGGCCCCAGCGTGGAACCCCGCCAACGCACTTCAAACAGTAAATCTCTTAATAGTAACCACAAATTTCAAGAACGCGCCCTGTTGGCGGGGCCAAGACTAACAGAGGAGAACATGCCAAAGGCCAGGGGGTCGCTGAAAGGGCGCTTACGGAGTAGAAGCCACCCGCAGCCCGAGAAGAAAGCCCAGCGTGTGCGGTTCATGGAAGCATGCTGA